A window from Prochlorococcus marinus CUG1435 encodes these proteins:
- the neuC gene encoding UDP-N-acetylglucosamine 2-epimerase (hydrolyzing): MKIAVVVNSRANYGRIKSFLESARKFKTLDIKVIAGASALLAKYGRVIDIIKKDGFEVSAELDSIVEGDDPIHMAKSTGLGIIETSTALKSLSPDAVLTIADRYETLATAVAASYMNIPVIHTQGGDQTGSIDESVRHAITKLSHIHFPASKESEKRIISLGENPEFVFNVGCPSIDLIKNTNLSYKEGMFKNAKGIGGAIDFSKPYIVVLMHPVTTKIKETSESINELLKAVIKIRNKNIQVVWLWPNIDAGGEMVSKAIRTSRETSELKNVHLYKNFPPEDYLVLINNCKCLVGNSSSGLREGSFLGIPVVNIGTRQQHRESASNVKNVDYNSESIFEAVIYQVNHGKYSSSKHLGDGEAGLNMCKILSTINLPSSQKKLYY, from the coding sequence ATGAAAATAGCTGTCGTAGTTAATAGCAGAGCTAATTATGGTCGAATAAAATCATTTTTAGAAAGCGCAAGAAAATTTAAAACTTTAGATATTAAAGTTATTGCTGGAGCATCGGCTTTATTAGCTAAATATGGAAGAGTTATTGATATTATTAAAAAAGACGGCTTTGAAGTATCTGCCGAATTGGATTCTATAGTTGAAGGTGATGATCCAATACATATGGCTAAATCTACAGGATTGGGGATTATAGAGACATCTACAGCACTGAAAAGCCTTTCTCCGGACGCTGTTTTAACCATTGCAGATAGATATGAAACTTTAGCTACTGCTGTAGCGGCCAGTTATATGAATATCCCTGTAATTCATACCCAAGGTGGGGATCAAACTGGTTCAATTGATGAGTCTGTGAGACATGCTATTACGAAACTCTCACACATTCATTTTCCTGCATCTAAAGAATCAGAAAAAAGAATAATTTCCTTAGGAGAAAACCCTGAATTTGTCTTTAACGTTGGATGTCCAAGTATTGACTTAATAAAAAATACTAATTTATCCTACAAAGAAGGAATGTTCAAAAATGCCAAAGGAATTGGAGGAGCAATTGATTTTTCTAAACCTTATATTGTCGTACTAATGCATCCTGTAACTACTAAAATCAAAGAAACTTCAGAATCAATTAATGAGTTATTAAAAGCAGTAATAAAAATTAGAAATAAAAATATTCAAGTTGTTTGGCTTTGGCCTAATATTGATGCAGGCGGAGAGATGGTTTCAAAAGCTATTAGAACCTCAAGAGAAACATCTGAATTAAAGAATGTACACCTCTATAAGAATTTTCCTCCAGAAGATTACTTAGTTTTAATAAATAATTGCAAATGTTTAGTAGGAAATTCTTCCTCGGGTTTAAGAGAGGGATCATTCTTAGGTATTCCTGTGGTAAACATCGGTACAAGGCAACAGCATCGTGAATCTGCATCGAATGTTAAAAATGTTGACTACAATTCTGAATCAATATTTGAAGCAGTAATTTATCAAGTAAATCATGGAAAGTATTCTTCATCTAAACATTTGGGAGATGGTGAGGCTGGATTGAACATGTGTAAAATTTTGTCCACCATAAATTTACCTTCATCACAAAAAAAATTATATTATTAA
- a CDS encoding methyltransferase domain-containing protein: MIKKNHKNLLSKNQKDHIKVLEGNVFEINNYPSFRLLIKGLENILIKYDFPDKKVCILERTKLYGTSLFGGLFQEAETCSFDCSPKSALQRGSYNSYMVNDENFIKYNDIISISQNKLFKLPRDEFDVIFIPNLIHHFRDQNKLFSECFESLKDQGELIIFEPTFREVHQAPHDYIRYTPYGIKQIFEDFLFKNIECEEIGDSFEAITYIINVMMAKREDSEFLKWCQDLKNNINIFKKGKIDIVKDHARFPNAFLCSGIKYV, from the coding sequence ATGATTAAAAAAAATCATAAAAATCTATTATCAAAGAATCAAAAAGATCATATAAAGGTTCTTGAAGGGAATGTTTTCGAAATAAATAATTATCCTTCTTTTAGATTATTAATTAAAGGTTTAGAGAATATTTTAATTAAATACGATTTTCCTGATAAGAAAGTGTGCATTCTTGAAAGAACTAAATTATATGGGACTTCATTATTTGGAGGTCTATTCCAAGAAGCTGAAACCTGCAGTTTCGATTGCAGTCCTAAATCTGCACTTCAAAGAGGCAGTTATAATTCTTATATGGTGAATGATGAAAATTTTATTAAATATAATGACATTATTTCGATTTCGCAAAATAAACTTTTCAAATTACCCAGGGATGAATTCGATGTTATTTTTATTCCCAACTTAATACATCATTTTCGAGATCAAAATAAATTGTTCTCTGAATGTTTTGAATCCTTAAAAGATCAAGGAGAACTAATAATATTCGAACCTACTTTTAGGGAGGTACATCAAGCACCACATGATTACATAAGATATACCCCATATGGAATAAAACAAATATTTGAAGATTTCTTATTCAAAAATATAGAATGTGAGGAAATTGGGGATAGTTTTGAAGCTATTACTTACATAATTAATGTAATGATGGCAAAAAGAGAGGATTCGGAATTCTTAAAATGGTGCCAAGATTTGAAAAACAATATAAATATATTTAAAAAAGGAAAAATTGATATTGTTAAAGATCATGCACGATTTCCTAATGCTTTTTTATGTTCAGGAATTAAATATGTTTAA
- a CDS encoding acylneuraminate cytidylyltransferase family protein, whose product MFKTNDLCIIVPARSGSKGIPNKNIKVINGKSLLERTLESAGKLVRMEDVCLSSDSKEYYNHLKNVEKPIFLERSKNLSGDKSLAIEVWKNAIEFLNKDNNKYNFSLFLEPTSPIRNTSWIKEVYEKFKISRDDLWMSIKETDSKYRIEKQFEIKENGEIKNQFQKNDIYSLRQNSKKTYHKDGVFYMARNDYILQASNLLEGKIKGIINKFISINIDTYEDLDYANYLTKKEVTD is encoded by the coding sequence ATGTTTAAAACAAATGATCTTTGTATAATTGTGCCTGCACGTTCAGGAAGCAAAGGTATACCTAATAAGAACATTAAAGTAATAAATGGCAAATCTCTTTTAGAAAGGACATTAGAATCTGCAGGGAAACTGGTAAGAATGGAAGATGTTTGCCTTAGTTCAGATTCAAAAGAATACTATAATCATCTTAAAAACGTAGAGAAACCTATTTTTTTAGAAAGATCCAAAAATTTATCTGGAGATAAATCGCTAGCAATCGAAGTCTGGAAGAATGCTATAGAATTTCTTAATAAAGATAATAATAAATATAATTTTTCACTATTTCTAGAGCCAACATCACCAATTAGAAATACATCTTGGATTAAAGAAGTTTATGAAAAATTTAAAATTTCAAGGGATGATCTTTGGATGTCAATCAAAGAAACTGATTCAAAGTACAGAATTGAAAAACAATTTGAAATAAAAGAAAATGGGGAAATAAAAAATCAATTTCAAAAAAACGATATTTATTCGCTAAGACAAAATAGTAAGAAAACATACCATAAGGATGGTGTTTTTTATATGGCGAGAAATGACTACATTCTACAAGCCTCAAATCTTCTTGAGGGCAAAATTAAAGGGATAATAAATAAGTTCATATCTATAAATATAGATACTTACGAAGATCTAGATTATGCAAATTATTTAACAAAAAAAGAAGTTACGGATTAA